A genome region from Anastrepha obliqua isolate idAnaObli1 chromosome 4, idAnaObli1_1.0, whole genome shotgun sequence includes the following:
- the LOC129244117 gene encoding putative uncharacterized transmembrane protein DDB_G0281883, translating to MSMNMSMTTNMGRSTNMSMSTNMSISTNMSMSTNMSMSTNMSMSANMSMSANMGMSTNMSANMGMSTNKSMNTHMSMNTNIKYEYDYKNEYEYEYEYEYEYEYDYEYEHEYDYEDEYEYGYEYEYEYEYEYKYEYEYDYEYEYEHKNKYEYEYQYEYEYEYEY from the exons ATGAGTATGAATATGAGTATGACTACGAATATGGGTAGGAGTACTAATATGAGTATGAGTACGAATATGAGTATCAGTACTAATATGAGTATGAGTAcgaatatgagtatgagtacGAATATGAGTATGAGTGCGAATATGAGTATGAGTGCGAATATGGGTATGAGTACGAATATGAGTGCGAATATGGGTATGAGTACGAACAAGAGTATGAATACGCATATGAGTATGAATACGAATATAA AGTATGAATATGATTATAagaatgaatatgaatatgagtatgagtacgaatatgagtatgagtacGATTATGAGTATGAGCATGAATATGATTATGAGGACGAATATGAGTATGGGTAcgaatatgagtatgagtacGAATATGAGTATAAGTACGAATATGAGTATGACtatgagtatgaatatgaacataagaataaatatgaatatgagtatCAATATGAGTATGAGTACGAATATGAGTattag